One genomic segment of uncultured Desulfobacter sp. includes these proteins:
- a CDS encoding tetratricopeptide repeat protein encodes MQKRVKEKTEENEKNATKALSLCKKARAFIRIRKPGQAEPLLLAALEISPKNPYVLVALGDTKRMQKQFLTAAKYYQKCLEADPLNPFAMSGLGDAYRGSNNIDRAIDVWTQALDAYPENNLVMTRLADALTKKGKLNDARQIYEKSINLNPDDPFALSGLGNLYIRLKEFGQAGPLLEKLVANQPQNPRAIGALANFYRRQKDFSRAKVLFERILDIDSRNVYAIDGLADCARGNKEYEKAKQLWEKAMAAGMSPAIAKTRIADACLQMKQFDQAKRYYDQVLSVSEDKFALFGQLRLIETEPGDERNKMIDAAKVLNRLFALNASDHRTLNELNLFRTRYPEIDAYIQA; translated from the coding sequence ATGCAGAAGCGCGTTAAAGAAAAAACCGAAGAAAATGAAAAAAATGCAACCAAGGCATTGAGTTTATGCAAAAAGGCCCGTGCCTTCATTCGTATCCGCAAACCCGGACAGGCGGAACCGTTGTTGCTGGCCGCCCTGGAGATATCACCTAAAAATCCTTATGTGCTGGTTGCTTTAGGTGATACCAAGCGAATGCAAAAACAGTTTCTAACGGCCGCAAAATATTATCAAAAATGTCTTGAAGCAGACCCGCTGAATCCCTTTGCCATGTCCGGCCTTGGCGACGCATACAGGGGCTCCAATAACATAGATAGAGCTATCGACGTTTGGACCCAGGCCCTGGATGCTTACCCTGAAAACAACCTGGTGATGACCCGGCTGGCTGATGCTTTGACCAAAAAAGGGAAACTTAACGACGCCAGACAAATATATGAAAAATCCATCAACCTGAATCCTGATGATCCCTTTGCCCTGTCAGGTCTTGGCAATCTATATATCCGCCTCAAGGAATTTGGCCAGGCCGGGCCGCTTCTTGAAAAGCTTGTAGCAAACCAACCTCAAAATCCCAGAGCCATCGGCGCATTGGCCAACTTTTACCGCAGACAAAAAGATTTTTCTCGTGCAAAGGTTCTGTTCGAACGAATTCTGGATATTGATAGCCGAAATGTTTATGCCATAGACGGACTGGCAGATTGTGCCCGGGGCAATAAGGAATACGAAAAGGCGAAACAGCTGTGGGAAAAAGCTATGGCAGCCGGAATGAGTCCGGCCATCGCAAAGACCCGCATTGCAGATGCATGCCTGCAGATGAAACAATTCGACCAGGCAAAACGTTATTATGATCAGGTGTTGTCTGTGTCTGAAGATAAATTTGCCTTGTTTGGACAACTGCGCCTTATCGAAACAGAACCGGGGGATGAACGCAATAAAATGATTGATGCTGCAAAAGTTCTAAACCGGCTGTTTGCCCTGAATGCATCGGATCACCGGACGCTGAATGAATTAAACCTGTTCAGGACCCGGTATCCGGAAATTGATGCCTATATTCAGGCTTGA
- a CDS encoding HDOD domain-containing protein: MTDKLNLPSQSDIQAVLTLDQDTLPSFPQVAAKLLEVSKDDTAPLEEVAKIVETDPGISIRVLELVNSAFYGLSRKVTSLSDAVVILGLDEIKKLALGIAIFEKIFKTGHTKEFNRLMFWRHSLAVAVLSMKIAQRIEYPNPEEAYTAGLLHDVGKIFLDLQGHRDYGKFIRNLSESTDLVIEKERSDIGLGHDDIGAFFCTRWQLPEKLALAVKYHHQPFENHDLAEDEKQLISIVSLADFLCWTQGMGSFDFIRPPILAPEVEVCIDPEKVNIINCILEMNKEIEQISAFYQFVFPSVNQLKENLLWANIKLSRANTKYYYQGDPISQTQATSLSQDNLLPPDIGFEMGKALSKAKSVKDVLGIVMYQVGCIFEPCHWSILLKDPKTGDMIFSVVVGTNSKRLQGVRLPKGEGIAGYVMETGKPLVVDDVTKDKRFSNRVDKYTRFNTRSIIATPLKTDDKTFGVIELVNRINEEAFSERDLDLLSSIAEYAAIAIERSYYHQALTNMATRDSLTGLKNRFSFERTVSGPDDFQARLGRVFSILILVVDNLTNQYETLGQDECDKAVKKLAAILNKTKRREDLIFRYADNSFIALLPLTYSDGAQKAQARIKKTLALASEENKQIFSFVTIQAHTMAGEDAGQLKRLVAQALVKTRQPDQKSNVPDMQENLQGLVEKEIARKDEKETKATSPEQPQKETIKNFGKSVFLQGQFKRLKTGEFGKIRVVQVSLSAIGFRISKSHRIHVNDFLDIEFNLDDIKGALIKRRVVVRKIQGNYIYGEFYNPPPYAKNLGFYIFS; encoded by the coding sequence ATGACTGATAAACTTAACCTTCCCTCACAATCGGATATCCAGGCCGTTTTAACCCTTGACCAGGATACTCTACCAAGTTTTCCCCAGGTCGCGGCCAAACTGCTTGAAGTATCAAAAGATGATACAGCGCCCCTGGAGGAGGTGGCAAAAATCGTGGAGACGGACCCCGGGATTTCCATCCGGGTGTTAGAGCTTGTGAATTCAGCATTTTACGGTTTGAGCAGAAAAGTGACCTCCCTGTCCGATGCAGTTGTCATCCTCGGTCTTGATGAAATCAAAAAACTGGCCCTGGGCATCGCTATTTTTGAAAAAATATTTAAAACCGGGCATACAAAAGAATTTAACCGGCTGATGTTCTGGCGCCATAGCCTTGCGGTGGCGGTGCTGAGCATGAAAATAGCCCAGAGAATCGAATACCCAAACCCGGAAGAAGCCTATACAGCCGGTTTGCTCCACGATGTGGGCAAAATCTTTTTAGATCTGCAGGGGCATCGGGACTATGGTAAATTTATTAGGAATCTGTCGGAATCCACAGACCTTGTTATTGAAAAGGAGCGATCGGATATCGGCCTGGGCCATGATGATATAGGGGCCTTTTTCTGCACCCGGTGGCAGCTTCCCGAAAAGCTTGCATTGGCCGTGAAATATCACCATCAGCCCTTTGAAAACCACGACCTGGCCGAGGATGAAAAACAATTGATCTCCATCGTCTCTCTGGCCGATTTCCTGTGCTGGACCCAGGGCATGGGGTCTTTTGATTTTATCCGTCCCCCCATCCTTGCCCCGGAGGTGGAAGTCTGTATTGACCCGGAAAAAGTCAATATTATCAACTGCATTCTTGAAATGAACAAGGAAATTGAACAGATCTCAGCCTTTTACCAATTTGTTTTCCCATCGGTGAACCAACTTAAGGAAAATCTGCTGTGGGCAAATATCAAACTGTCCCGGGCCAATACAAAATATTACTACCAGGGAGACCCCATAAGTCAAACACAGGCTACCTCCCTAAGCCAGGATAATCTTTTGCCCCCGGACATCGGCTTTGAGATGGGTAAAGCCCTGTCCAAGGCCAAAAGCGTCAAGGATGTATTGGGTATTGTCATGTATCAGGTGGGCTGTATTTTCGAACCCTGCCACTGGTCCATCCTCCTCAAGGACCCCAAAACCGGGGACATGATCTTTTCCGTTGTGGTGGGTACCAACAGCAAGCGCCTGCAAGGTGTAAGACTGCCCAAGGGAGAAGGCATTGCCGGATATGTCATGGAAACAGGCAAGCCCCTGGTGGTGGATGATGTGACAAAGGACAAAAGATTCAGCAACAGGGTAGACAAATACACCCGGTTTAACACACGCTCAATCATTGCCACCCCGTTGAAAACCGATGACAAAACTTTTGGTGTAATTGAGCTGGTCAACCGGATCAACGAAGAAGCCTTCAGCGAACGGGACCTTGACCTGCTCTCTTCCATTGCCGAATATGCGGCTATTGCAATTGAACGGTCCTATTACCACCAGGCACTGACCAACATGGCCACCAGGGACAGTCTGACCGGGCTAAAAAATAGATTCAGTTTTGAGCGGACCGTATCCGGCCCGGATGATTTCCAGGCCCGGTTAGGCCGGGTTTTTTCCATCCTTATCCTTGTGGTGGACAATCTTACAAATCAGTACGAGACCCTGGGACAGGACGAATGTGACAAAGCCGTCAAAAAATTGGCTGCCATTTTAAATAAAACTAAACGCCGTGAAGATTTGATTTTCAGGTATGCAGACAACAGCTTTATTGCCCTTCTGCCCTTGACCTATTCCGATGGTGCTCAAAAAGCCCAGGCAAGGATCAAAAAAACACTGGCCCTGGCATCAGAGGAAAATAAACAAATTTTCTCCTTTGTTACCATCCAGGCCCACACCATGGCAGGTGAAGATGCCGGTCAGCTCAAAAGGCTTGTGGCCCAGGCCTTGGTCAAGACCCGCCAGCCTGACCAAAAAAGTAACGTGCCGGATATGCAGGAAAACCTCCAGGGACTGGTTGAAAAGGAAATTGCACGGAAAGACGAAAAAGAGACCAAAGCAACATCACCGGAACAACCCCAGAAAGAGACCATCAAAAATTTTGGAAAATCCGTATTTCTGCAGGGTCAGTTCAAACGCCTTAAAACCGGAGAATTTGGAAAAATACGTGTGGTGCAGGTGTCATTATCCGCCATTGGATTCAGGATATCAAAATCCCACCGTATTCACGTCAATGATTTTTTGGACATTGAATTCAACCTGGATGATATCAAAGGGGCATTAATTAAACGCAGGGTGGTGGTCAGAAAAATCCAGGGCAATTACATTTACGGCGAATTCTACAACCCACCACCCTATGCAAAAAATTTAGGCTTTTATATTTTCAGTTAG